A window from Drosophila miranda strain MSH22 chromosome Y unlocalized genomic scaffold, D.miranda_PacBio2.1 Contig_Y2_pilon, whole genome shotgun sequence encodes these proteins:
- the LOC117193246 gene encoding transmembrane protein 223-like: MSNLINFALRKGASFLTRHSLPCFRLTVPYVVNKTPVSGAIKNYSTRAAPFDVSTSVPKDLILFKYENPKFYKMLNFFWTYLSHFAFTTLKDAPVVEKPGEELKWFQRINLGENKYRNGITVCCFLFGYGILFAVWMFTLRSVRFLILHKGGQSISFVTYGPFNRNRIMTVPLKCISAQESREMARVQLPIKVKDRTLYYVLDMRGEFRNPQLFAYTAGLKRRI, translated from the exons ATGAGTAATCTCATAAACTTTGCCCTAAGAAAGGGTGCTAGTTTTTTGACACGACACAGCCTGCCATGTTTTCGACTAACAGTTCCGTACGTGGTTAACAAAACGCCGGTTTCTGGCGCAATTAAAAACTATTCCACTCGAGCTGCGCCGTTTGATGTGAGCACAAGCGTACCAAAGGACTTAATCCTCTTTAAATATGAGAATCCAAAGTTCTACAAGATGCTGAACTTTTTCTGGACCTATCTTTCCCATTTTGCGTTTACAACGCTGAAGGATGCGCCAGTGGTGGAGAAGCCAGGAGAGGAGCTGAAGTGGTTTCAGCGCATAAATCTTGGCGAAAACAAGTACAGGAATGGCATCACTGTTTGCTGCTTTTTGTTTG GATACGGAATTCTGTTTGCGGTTTGGATGTTCACACTTCGTTCCGTGCGCTTTCTCATCCTGCACAAGGGCGGTCAGAGTATCTCCTTTGTTACCTATGGACCCTTTAACCGGAACCGTATCATGACTGTCCCACTTAAATGCATCTCAGCGCAAGAGTCCCGTGAAATGGCCAGGGTACAACTGCCAATCAAGGTGAAGGACAGGACTCTTTACTACGTGCTGGATATGCGTGGAGAATTTCGTAATCCCCAACTGTTTGCCTACACGGCAGGGTTAAAACGACGTATTTAA
- the LOC117193329 gene encoding uncharacterized protein LOC117193329 isoform X1, which produces MHDVRNTRNKSDSERRASKAILIKPYYTRTKTIHSPPPRTLRSEEPAMNATENTPAKAHQRAAASAESPEVVDLTDFSDAEEPESAAKADEEAAPKPGVAEEPHTSDGDMYADMELDADEAGAADHEGPRDSPPLFSRRPSGFRRENLWSPPPYKRRATPCSPEPGSSSFEEEFEDAGSSQHSFPEPETPSYAPMFEQEFEDAGYHQRRDPRTGRGIYRPERGLERYTPKPYNAYYDDGESEEEEPYGRQFIAETETFHHTVTPWGLRVTRNHQMSVDVFVPPGRNVNAFFRTFREAAEPIDYRSEPAAPARASPPHAEARPTTPASDPPRCPNPPEESAATTPTHAEAPHAEAAQGPPTEEEENAAPVRQTELIEPEEQWETGPDSGYPTMTLRRVKQPVAEETAPTPKTGEWEGQDELLVDCDLDEILRFLQDESTREGQSQRTSP; this is translated from the exons ATGCATGACGTTAGAAATACAAGAAATAAGTCAGATTCCGAACGCCGAGCGAGCAAGGCGATTTTGATAAAACCCTACTATACAAGAACCAAAACAAT aCACTCTCCCCCTCCCCGAACTCTACGCAGCGAAGAACCAGCCATGAACGCCACCGAGAACACCCCAGCTAAGGCGCACCAGAGAGCCGCTGCATCAGCAGAGTCACCCGAAGTCGTAGACCTCACGGATTTCTCCGACGCCGAGGAACCGGAGTCCGCTGCCAAGGCGGACGAGGAAGCCGCCCCGAAGCCAGGAGTAGCCGAAGAACCCCACACCTCCGATGGGGACATGTACGCAGATATGGAGCTCGACGCCGACGAGGCAGGGGCAGCCGACCACGAGGGTCCCCGAGACAGCCCCCCGCTGTTCTCCCGCCGACCATCCGGGTTCCGTCGAGAGAACCTGTGGTCGCCGCCGCCGTATAAACGACGAGCCACGCCCTGCTCCCCGGAGCCAGGGTCATCGTCATTCGAAGAGGAGTTCGAAGATGCCGGTTCTAGCCAGCACAGCTTCCCGGAACCAGAGACGCCATCATACGCGCCGATGTTCGAACAGGAGTTTGAAGATGCCGGTTATCACCAGCGCCGCGATCCCCGAACCGGCCGTGGCATTTACCGCCCCGAGAGGGGGCTGGAGCGTTACACACCGAAACCATACAACGCGTACTACGACGACGGGGAGAGCGAAGAGGAGGAACCCTACGGTCGGCAATTCATAGCCGAAACAGAGACCTTTCACCACACGGTCACGCCATGGGGGTTACGCGTCACGCGTAACCACCAGATGTCCGTAGACGTCTTTGTCCCTCCCGGCCGGAATGTCAACGCGTTCTTCAGGACATTCCGAGAAGCCGCGGAACCAATCGACTACCGCTCCGAACCGGCCGCCCCAGCCAGGGCAAGCCCCCCGCACGCCGAAGCGCGACCGACAACGCCCGCATCGGATCCTCCCCGATGCCCCAATCCTCCAGAAGAGTCAGCGGCGACCACACCAACGCACGCCGAAGCGCCCCACGCGGAGGCAGCGCAAGGCCCTCCCACTGAAGAAGAGGAAAACGCCGCTCCGGTTCGACAAACGGAGCTGATCGAACCGGAGGAGCAGTGGGAAACGGGGCCGGACAGCGGGTACCCCACCATGACCCTACGGAGGGTAAAACAACCCGTTGCGGAGGAGACGGCGCCGACCCCCAAAACTGGGGAGTGGGAAGGACAAGACGAGTTGCTGGTGGACTGCGACTTGGATGAAATACTACGATTTCTTCAAGACGAATCTACGCGGGAGGGGCAAAGTCAGCGGACTTCTCCCTGA
- the LOC117193247 gene encoding H/ACA ribonucleoprotein complex subunit 3-like — MYLMYTINESGNRVYTLNKRTEDGRPTLSAHPARFSPEDKYSRQRITIKKRFSLLLTQKPEPVS, encoded by the exons ATGTATCTCATGTACACCATCAACGAAAGCGGCAACCGCGTCTACACTTTGAAT AAACGCACTGAAGATGGTCGTCCGACCTTGTCGGCCCATCCAGCCCGTTTCTCTCCGGAAGACAAGTACTCCCGCCAGCGCATTACCATCAAGAAGCGCTTTAGTCTGCTGCTCACACAGAAGCCTGAGCCCGTGTCTTAA
- the LOC117193329 gene encoding uncharacterized protein LOC117193329 isoform X2, with translation MNATENTPAKAHQRAAASAESPEVVDLTDFSDAEEPESAAKADEEAAPKPGVAEEPHTSDGDMYADMELDADEAGAADHEGPRDSPPLFSRRPSGFRRENLWSPPPYKRRATPCSPEPGSSSFEEEFEDAGSSQHSFPEPETPSYAPMFEQEFEDAGYHQRRDPRTGRGIYRPERGLERYTPKPYNAYYDDGESEEEEPYGRQFIAETETFHHTVTPWGLRVTRNHQMSVDVFVPPGRNVNAFFRTFREAAEPIDYRSEPAAPARASPPHAEARPTTPASDPPRCPNPPEESAATTPTHAEAPHAEAAQGPPTEEEENAAPVRQTELIEPEEQWETGPDSGYPTMTLRRVKQPVAEETAPTPKTGEWEGQDELLVDCDLDEILRFLQDESTREGQSQRTSP, from the coding sequence ATGAACGCCACCGAGAACACCCCAGCTAAGGCGCACCAGAGAGCCGCTGCATCAGCAGAGTCACCCGAAGTCGTAGACCTCACGGATTTCTCCGACGCCGAGGAACCGGAGTCCGCTGCCAAGGCGGACGAGGAAGCCGCCCCGAAGCCAGGAGTAGCCGAAGAACCCCACACCTCCGATGGGGACATGTACGCAGATATGGAGCTCGACGCCGACGAGGCAGGGGCAGCCGACCACGAGGGTCCCCGAGACAGCCCCCCGCTGTTCTCCCGCCGACCATCCGGGTTCCGTCGAGAGAACCTGTGGTCGCCGCCGCCGTATAAACGACGAGCCACGCCCTGCTCCCCGGAGCCAGGGTCATCGTCATTCGAAGAGGAGTTCGAAGATGCCGGTTCTAGCCAGCACAGCTTCCCGGAACCAGAGACGCCATCATACGCGCCGATGTTCGAACAGGAGTTTGAAGATGCCGGTTATCACCAGCGCCGCGATCCCCGAACCGGCCGTGGCATTTACCGCCCCGAGAGGGGGCTGGAGCGTTACACACCGAAACCATACAACGCGTACTACGACGACGGGGAGAGCGAAGAGGAGGAACCCTACGGTCGGCAATTCATAGCCGAAACAGAGACCTTTCACCACACGGTCACGCCATGGGGGTTACGCGTCACGCGTAACCACCAGATGTCCGTAGACGTCTTTGTCCCTCCCGGCCGGAATGTCAACGCGTTCTTCAGGACATTCCGAGAAGCCGCGGAACCAATCGACTACCGCTCCGAACCGGCCGCCCCAGCCAGGGCAAGCCCCCCGCACGCCGAAGCGCGACCGACAACGCCCGCATCGGATCCTCCCCGATGCCCCAATCCTCCAGAAGAGTCAGCGGCGACCACACCAACGCACGCCGAAGCGCCCCACGCGGAGGCAGCGCAAGGCCCTCCCACTGAAGAAGAGGAAAACGCCGCTCCGGTTCGACAAACGGAGCTGATCGAACCGGAGGAGCAGTGGGAAACGGGGCCGGACAGCGGGTACCCCACCATGACCCTACGGAGGGTAAAACAACCCGTTGCGGAGGAGACGGCGCCGACCCCCAAAACTGGGGAGTGGGAAGGACAAGACGAGTTGCTGGTGGACTGCGACTTGGATGAAATACTACGATTTCTTCAAGACGAATCTACGCGGGAGGGGCAAAGTCAGCGGACTTCTCCCTGA